The following are from one region of the Prevotella communis genome:
- a CDS encoding leucine-rich repeat domain-containing protein, whose translation MKTISRYIMTLALLLTAVGGAWAQTQWESGDCTVTLNNGTLTVSGNGGMADYLNGSDRPWDGNSGDITSVVVESGVTSVGFNAFYFFSNLTSVTLPEGLTAIGPNAFMSCFSLTSVTIPSTVTSISESAFSSCSAMTSVTLPEGLTAIGANAFSDCSSLTSITVPSTVTSIGQAAFMGCSAITSVTLPEGLTAIGTGAFGRCSSLTSITIPSTVTSIGGYAFTLSSAISDVNLYANPDNLTWGNTSSDFKSGKATQCHVLAEHLSTYQNNFSSVNVTFVGDLEPLPTPIKVTTNAASAQDLFTEASFTMPPFDATVNYMLVRDMQDETNPVIFSGLPSSGNIVVKKGSDGKYQPAEALTIQLIDPLAAAEAQNIIAADGITIKVLVGDDSSLPIEYDQDNPITLEAFLADMKPGYYWIKAEQTDENSPYDGTVYSSEFTVVEKYDLAVKPANDFSKGKVESVTVGSGSVTIDANGKASKTGIDPETEVKIKAKHGYVIDKVEVKKTMKLLTLTVNGVTIYYAEGDSWANAISRDENKDSGLFIREGNRVHHTNYGQLVDSNTEAVLPEAIINANESYRFIK comes from the coding sequence ATGAAAACAATATCAAGATATATAATGACGCTCGCGCTGCTACTCACGGCAGTCGGCGGAGCGTGGGCGCAGACGCAGTGGGAAAGCGGCGACTGCACCGTAACACTCAACAACGGCACGCTGACCGTCAGCGGCAACGGTGGCATGGCGGACTACCTTAACGGTTCCGACCGGCCATGGGACGGCAACAGTGGAGACATCACCAGCGTGGTGGTGGAGAGCGGCGTAACATCCGTGGGCTTTAATGCCTTCTACTTCTTCTCCAACCTGACCTCCGTCACCCTGCCCGAAGGTTTGACGGCCATCGGCCCTAATGCCTTCATGAGCTGCTTCAGCCTGACATCAGTCACCATCCCCTCGACGGTGACGAGCATCAGCGAAAGTGCCTTCAGCAGCTGCTCAGCCATGACCTCCGTCACCCTGCCCGAAGGTTTGACGGCCATCGGCGCTAATGCCTTCAGCGACTGCAGCAGCCTGACATCAATCACCGTCCCCTCGACGGTGACGAGCATCGGCCAAGCTGCCTTCATGGGCTGCTCAGCCATAACCTCCGTCACCCTGCCCGAAGGTTTGACGGCCATCGGCACTGGTGCCTTTGGCAGATGCAGCAGTCTGACATCAATCACCATCCCCTCGACGGTGACGAGCATCGGCGGTTATGCCTTCACGCTCAGCTCAGCCATATCGGACGTCAATCTCTACGCCAACCCGGACAACCTGACTTGGGGCAATACCAGCAGTGACTTCAAGTCAGGCAAGGCCACCCAGTGCCACGTGCTCGCCGAGCACCTGAGCACCTATCAGAACAACTTCAGCAGCGTCAACGTCACCTTCGTGGGCGACCTGGAGCCGCTGCCTACCCCCATCAAAGTGACCACCAATGCGGCAAGTGCCCAGGATCTATTCACTGAGGCATCGTTCACCATGCCCCCCTTCGACGCCACGGTGAACTACATGCTGGTGCGCGACATGCAGGACGAGACGAATCCCGTCATCTTCAGCGGACTGCCCAGCTCTGGCAACATCGTCGTGAAGAAGGGCAGCGACGGCAAGTATCAGCCCGCCGAGGCACTCACCATCCAGCTCATCGACCCGCTGGCCGCTGCTGAAGCTCAGAACATCATCGCTGCCGACGGCATCACCATCAAGGTGCTCGTGGGCGACGACTCAAGCCTACCCATCGAGTACGACCAGGACAACCCCATCACCCTCGAAGCCTTCCTTGCCGACATGAAGCCCGGCTACTACTGGATTAAGGCCGAGCAGACCGACGAGAACAGCCCCTACGACGGCACCGTTTACAGCAGCGAGTTCACCGTCGTGGAGAAGTACGACCTCGCTGTGAAGCCCGCCAACGACTTCTCGAAGGGCAAGGTTGAAAGCGTCACCGTAGGCAGCGGGTCCGTCACCATCGACGCCAACGGCAAAGCAAGCAAGACCGGCATCGACCCCGAAACCGAGGTGAAGATCAAAGCCAAGCACGGCTACGTCATCGACAAGGTGGAGGTGAAGAAGACGATGAAACTGCTGACCCTCACCGTCAACGGCGTTACCATCTACTATGCCGAGGGAGATAGCTGGGCCAACGCCATCAGTCGCGATGAAAATAAAGACTCAGGCTTATTCATCAGAGAAGGCAACAGAGTTCATCATACCAACTATGGACAACTTGTTGATTCGAATACTGAAGCAGTACTTCCTGAAGCAATAATCAACGCGAATGAATCCTATCGATTCATCAAGTAA
- a CDS encoding S41 family peptidase, whose protein sequence is MKRIFILLSAAMMGLSSYAQMNVTRDDNPLRKLSIAEMAVKALYVDEVDENKLVEDAIRGMLEKLDPHSTYTTPKETKAMTEPLNGSFEGIGVQFNMVEDTLIVIQPVINGPSEKVGIVAGDRIVMVNDTAIAGVKMTKEEIMRRLRGPKGTIADLRVVRPGIKDLLTFKVKRDKIPVHTVDATYMIRPGIGYIRIGSFGATTYDEFMESMQKLKAQGMKDLVLDLQENGGGYLQAAADLAGEFLEAGDLIVYTEGRVTNRRDYKAPKHGSFRDGRVVVLVDQYTASAAEIVTGAIQDQDRGMVVGRRTFGKGLVQRPIDLPDGSMIRLTIAHYYTPSGRCIQKPYEKGDKKNYEKDILNRLNSGELITADSIHFADSLKYQTLKQKRTVYGGGGIMPDYFVGLDTTRYTKFHRELAAKSVVIQQNLRYIDKNRKALKKLYPDFQTFKANFEIPQSLIDTIITEGEKLKIKPKDSLELEKTIPYLKLQLKALVARDLWDMSEYFSVFNEDSEIVNKALELLQ, encoded by the coding sequence ATGAAAAGGATTTTTATACTGCTGTCGGCAGCCATGATGGGGCTCTCAAGCTATGCACAAATGAACGTGACACGCGATGATAACCCCTTGCGCAAACTGAGCATTGCAGAGATGGCAGTGAAGGCACTCTATGTGGACGAGGTCGATGAGAACAAACTGGTAGAGGATGCCATACGCGGCATGCTGGAGAAACTGGACCCCCACTCTACTTATACCACACCCAAGGAGACAAAAGCGATGACGGAGCCCCTGAACGGTTCGTTCGAGGGTATCGGCGTACAGTTTAACATGGTGGAGGATACGCTCATCGTTATCCAGCCCGTGATCAACGGTCCCTCGGAAAAGGTAGGTATCGTGGCCGGCGACCGCATCGTGATGGTGAACGATACCGCTATTGCTGGCGTGAAGATGACGAAGGAGGAGATTATGCGCCGTCTGCGCGGACCGAAAGGAACCATTGCCGACCTGCGTGTTGTGCGTCCTGGTATCAAGGACCTGCTCACCTTCAAGGTGAAACGCGACAAGATTCCCGTACATACCGTTGACGCCACCTATATGATTCGCCCAGGCATCGGTTATATCCGCATAGGCAGTTTTGGTGCCACCACCTATGATGAGTTCATGGAGAGCATGCAGAAACTGAAGGCACAGGGCATGAAAGACCTGGTGCTCGACCTGCAGGAGAATGGTGGTGGCTATCTGCAGGCTGCTGCCGATCTGGCCGGTGAGTTCCTGGAGGCAGGTGACCTGATTGTCTATACAGAGGGACGCGTGACCAATCGTCGTGACTATAAGGCACCCAAGCATGGCAGTTTCCGCGACGGACGTGTCGTTGTGCTGGTGGACCAATATACGGCTTCGGCTGCAGAGATTGTGACTGGTGCCATTCAGGATCAGGACCGTGGTATGGTGGTAGGACGCCGTACTTTTGGTAAGGGTCTTGTGCAGCGCCCCATTGATTTGCCCGACGGTTCGATGATTCGACTGACCATTGCCCACTACTATACCCCTTCCGGACGTTGCATCCAGAAGCCTTACGAGAAAGGCGACAAGAAGAACTATGAGAAAGATATCCTGAACCGATTGAATAGCGGAGAACTGATTACTGCCGACAGCATCCATTTTGCCGACTCACTGAAGTATCAGACCCTGAAACAGAAACGTACCGTCTATGGCGGTGGCGGCATCATGCCCGACTATTTTGTGGGTCTCGACACCACACGCTATACCAAGTTCCATCGTGAGCTGGCTGCAAAGAGCGTCGTGATACAGCAGAACCTGCGCTATATCGACAAAAACCGTAAGGCACTGAAGAAACTATATCCCGACTTCCAAACCTTCAAGGCCAACTTCGAGATTCCTCAGTCGCTGATAGATACCATCATCACAGAGGGCGAAAAACTGAAAATAAAGCCTAAGGACAGCCTCGAACTGGAGAAGACGATACCTTACCTCAAACTACAGCTGAAAGCGCTTGTGGCGCGTGATTTGTGGGATATGAGCGAATATTTCTCTGTATTCAACGAGGATAGCGAGATTGTCAACAAAGCACTGGAACTGTTGCAATAG
- a CDS encoding imelysin family protein has translation MKTIFKFALSFMITGALGMGFVSCSSDDDDTPDFNNKVYGQQAMNACEDVINQLNLAMTRIEKSNLTDAQKAELQQILENNVDNVIVPTYKNLADAAEKLQKSLGDLSANEITQQNIDNACAAFKEARAWWEKSEAFLGGAASDFDIDPGIDSWPLNRDLLHSYFTTGEFSEEALDDQSILGFHALEFVLFRDGKNRTVAEFQSNDTYKGFTDVKGAEELKYAEAVAKELVLSCYNLEVAWSETPNAERLKAVQDADRDYLTKKGKSFGWNMKNSGSTESTFDGLNDALSQVLNDDEGSAVAIADEVGSGKIGHPFQSGYIFYVESPYSYNSLTDFQNNIRSIENVWYGNTNGAKGNAKVSLSQWFAKNDSKTGQAVEAAISSAISKIGAIPGPFVKYVSTIWNKSFEDDEVVEIPE, from the coding sequence ATGAAAACAATTTTTAAGTTCGCTCTTTCGTTTATGATAACAGGAGCACTGGGTATGGGATTTGTATCGTGCAGTAGTGACGACGACGATACCCCCGATTTCAACAACAAGGTGTATGGCCAGCAGGCTATGAATGCCTGTGAGGATGTCATCAACCAGTTGAACCTGGCTATGACCAGGATTGAGAAGAGTAATCTGACCGATGCTCAGAAAGCTGAGCTGCAGCAGATTCTGGAGAACAATGTTGACAATGTCATTGTGCCTACCTATAAGAATCTGGCTGACGCTGCCGAGAAGCTGCAGAAATCGCTGGGCGACCTCTCTGCCAACGAGATTACACAGCAGAACATTGACAATGCCTGTGCTGCCTTCAAGGAGGCTCGTGCCTGGTGGGAGAAGAGCGAGGCATTCCTGGGTGGTGCCGCCAGCGACTTCGACATCGACCCAGGCATTGACTCATGGCCTCTGAACCGCGACCTGCTCCACAGCTATTTCACCACTGGTGAGTTCAGCGAGGAGGCACTCGACGACCAGAGCATCCTGGGCTTCCATGCCTTGGAGTTCGTGCTTTTCCGTGATGGTAAGAACCGTACGGTGGCTGAGTTCCAGAGCAATGATACCTATAAAGGATTCACGGATGTGAAGGGTGCTGAGGAACTGAAATATGCAGAGGCTGTGGCCAAGGAACTGGTCCTCTCATGCTATAACCTGGAGGTAGCTTGGAGCGAGACACCCAACGCTGAACGTCTGAAGGCTGTACAGGATGCCGATCGTGACTACCTGACAAAGAAAGGTAAGAGCTTTGGCTGGAACATGAAGAACTCAGGTTCTACCGAGAGCACCTTCGACGGCCTGAACGATGCCCTCTCTCAGGTACTCAATGATGATGAGGGTAGTGCTGTAGCCATTGCCGACGAGGTTGGCTCTGGTAAGATTGGTCACCCCTTCCAGAGTGGTTATATCTTCTATGTGGAGTCACCTTACAGCTATAACTCGCTGACCGACTTCCAGAATAATATCCGTTCTATCGAGAACGTGTGGTACGGTAATACCAATGGCGCCAAGGGTAATGCCAAGGTGAGCCTGAGTCAGTGGTTTGCTAAGAACGACTCTAAGACCGGACAGGCCGTAGAGGCTGCCATCAGCAGTGCCATCAGTAAGATTGGCGCTATCCCTGGTCCGTTTGTGAAGTATGTCAGCACCATTTGGAACAAGTCATTTGAAGATGATGAAGTAGTGGAAATTCCGGAATAA
- a CDS encoding MBG domain-containing protein, with translation MKKKIFSLLALLMVAVTGAWADVVYERTLTSWASTDVNNGAGSWIASAASADAEKGLYVSGTGNRAATLTFTHTDQTIQTIDLVFNNANNTGDNGNYSYVDIGNAIRIRSNQQAQNGYVIINGEETAISHCNVKNINRGGDLWTIHVEINTATNTLTALTLSGNVGGANAASFTLAEATSLGSSATYSTVTLGTNRVKATPAAGIQSIKIAEEIPAVGDAFDLKVGINDHSTMKFYVGQEEVTSAHEGQTVKVVVTPDENWSIGYITGQWIAAMAKAPRRTASIGLLQDVDVTFVSEDAQTGAHTYTFVMQRAKAEFSVVYKKHLDHPDITISNILPVTYNAQAHTPSFTVKDGSKVLVLGTDYTVTYSDNVMACDKDAAENAPTVTIKAVEGHNFYVGENSKTFTIRKKTLEDGFMSKVADLTYNGKAQEPAPTLTYDGITLVEGKDYVFSYINNKDVASTTDAKAPVVTASAVKNSNFTGAATQKFNIKKAPLTVKAADVNIIHGSEVPEYEVSYEGFVAQETADVLEGTLAVACDYTAESAVGSTYDITPSGLTAKNYDITFVPGKLTVLVDQAAVDQAAADAVIGKISAIGEVAYTTESKALIDAAREAYNALTDAQKALVTNLETLTTAETTYGNLKAAAEKAAADKEAADAVIAKITAIGEVAYNETSKGLIDAARNAYNALTADQKALVTNLSVLTDAETTYANLKAAAEKAAADQLAAGEVIDKIIAIGEVAYTPESKALIDAARNAYSELTEDQKALVTNIEVLTVAERTYANLKAAAEKAAADKLAADDVIAKINAIGEVAYTPDSKALIEAARNAYNALTADQKALVTNLSVLTDAETAYAELAQIATGISTIKAIAGKTIYDMNGRKVTVPSKKGMYIINGRKVVMK, from the coding sequence ATGAAAAAGAAGATATTTTCACTGCTCGCACTGCTCATGGTAGCAGTGACGGGCGCTTGGGCGGACGTTGTTTATGAACGCACGCTAACATCCTGGGCTTCGACAGATGTCAATAATGGTGCTGGAAGCTGGATTGCTAGTGCTGCCTCCGCCGACGCGGAGAAGGGACTCTATGTTTCTGGTACAGGAAATCGTGCGGCAACGCTGACGTTCACCCATACTGACCAGACCATCCAGACCATCGACCTGGTGTTTAATAATGCTAATAATACCGGTGATAACGGTAACTATTCTTACGTTGACATTGGCAATGCCATCCGCATCCGTTCTAATCAGCAGGCGCAGAATGGCTATGTGATTATCAATGGTGAGGAAACGGCTATCAGCCACTGTAATGTGAAGAACATAAACCGTGGTGGTGACCTGTGGACTATCCATGTAGAGATCAACACTGCTACGAATACGCTGACTGCTCTGACATTGTCGGGTAATGTGGGTGGAGCAAATGCTGCCTCATTCACGCTTGCAGAAGCAACATCACTCGGCTCTTCTGCCACCTACAGTACTGTAACGTTAGGTACTAACCGTGTTAAAGCTACTCCTGCTGCAGGTATTCAGTCTATTAAGATTGCCGAGGAGATTCCTGCTGTCGGTGATGCTTTCGACCTCAAGGTGGGCATCAATGATCACAGCACGATGAAGTTCTATGTGGGCCAGGAAGAGGTGACCTCAGCCCATGAGGGTCAGACCGTCAAGGTAGTGGTTACTCCCGACGAGAACTGGTCAATCGGCTACATCACTGGTCAGTGGATTGCCGCCATGGCAAAGGCTCCACGCCGTACAGCCAGCATCGGCCTGCTGCAGGATGTGGACGTGACCTTCGTTTCTGAGGACGCACAGACCGGCGCACATACCTACACCTTCGTGATGCAGCGCGCCAAGGCAGAGTTCAGCGTGGTGTACAAGAAGCATCTGGACCATCCGGACATCACCATCTCCAACATCCTGCCCGTGACCTACAACGCACAGGCACATACACCTTCCTTCACCGTGAAGGACGGCAGCAAGGTGCTGGTACTGGGCACGGACTATACCGTGACCTACTCTGACAATGTGATGGCCTGCGACAAGGATGCTGCGGAGAACGCTCCTACCGTGACCATCAAGGCCGTGGAGGGACATAATTTCTATGTGGGTGAGAACTCCAAGACGTTCACCATCCGTAAGAAGACGCTGGAGGACGGCTTCATGAGCAAGGTGGCCGACCTGACCTACAACGGAAAGGCGCAGGAGCCTGCTCCCACACTGACCTACGACGGCATCACACTGGTGGAGGGCAAGGACTATGTCTTCTCGTATATCAACAACAAGGACGTGGCCAGCACTACGGATGCCAAGGCTCCTGTGGTAACGGCCAGCGCCGTGAAGAACAGTAACTTCACCGGTGCGGCTACGCAGAAGTTCAACATCAAGAAGGCGCCGCTCACCGTCAAGGCTGCCGACGTGAACATCATCCATGGCAGCGAGGTGCCCGAGTACGAGGTATCCTACGAGGGCTTCGTGGCCCAGGAGACGGCAGACGTGCTGGAAGGCACGCTGGCCGTGGCCTGTGACTACACAGCAGAGAGTGCCGTGGGCAGCACCTACGACATCACCCCATCGGGTCTTACCGCCAAGAACTACGACATCACCTTCGTTCCCGGCAAGTTGACGGTCCTGGTGGACCAGGCTGCCGTTGACCAGGCTGCCGCCGACGCTGTCATTGGTAAGATATCGGCTATCGGCGAGGTGGCTTACACCACTGAGAGCAAAGCTCTGATCGACGCTGCCCGTGAGGCTTATAATGCCCTGACGGATGCCCAGAAGGCACTGGTGACCAACCTGGAGACGCTGACCACCGCCGAGACGACTTATGGCAACCTGAAGGCCGCTGCAGAGAAGGCTGCTGCCGACAAGGAGGCTGCCGACGCTGTCATTGCGAAGATTACCGCTATTGGTGAGGTAGCATACAATGAGACCAGCAAGGGACTCATTGATGCAGCACGCAATGCCTATAATGCGCTGACTGCCGACCAGAAGGCACTGGTGACCAACCTCAGTGTGCTGACGGATGCTGAGACAACCTATGCCAACCTGAAGGCTGCTGCAGAGAAGGCTGCTGCCGACCAGCTGGCTGCTGGTGAGGTCATCGACAAGATTATCGCTATCGGTGAGGTGGCTTACACACCTGAGAGCAAGGCCCTGATTGATGCAGCCCGCAATGCTTACAGCGAACTGACTGAGGACCAGAAGGCACTGGTGACGAATATCGAGGTGCTGACCGTTGCCGAGAGGACCTATGCCAACCTGAAGGCTGCCGCTGAGAAGGCCGCTGCCGACAAGCTAGCCGCTGATGATGTCATTGCGAAGATCAACGCTATCGGCGAGGTGGCTTATACGCCTGACAGCAAGGCGCTGATTGAGGCTGCCCGCAATGCCTATAATGCGCTGACTGCCGACCAGAAGGCACTGGTGACCAACCTCAGTGTGCTGACGGATGCTGAGACGGCTTATGCAGAACTGGCGCAGATAGCTACTGGCATCAGCACCATCAAGGCTATTGCCGGTAAGACCATCTACGACATGAATGGCCGCAAGGTCACCGTTCCTAGCAAGAAGGGTATGTACATCATCAATGGCCGCAAGGTCGTGATGAAGTAA
- a CDS encoding di-heme oxidoredictase family protein, with amino-acid sequence MKETRLLLSFLITTSTLTFLSSCSDDKEVKETYNLEEKEDAFGKANDVFTAEEWYPGGELGTTTKRSYSAPAPAVDQLADGQERFKHGEDFFEHLYTLNTEPRKGLGPAWVRSSCIHCHPGYGHGKRQEQYRANEIGNGYLLVIYHNQDGPIGTDGKPAYTKNSYISEVTGMPQTQAMAPFTPPIDENQIKIEWKKVTEMPSGLSMTFADGESYELIYPEVTIPQTAFNTNPKPENYEVRLESTIGIYGTGLLDAITDEDMEAQWRNESPYVELNPAMWDKANNKFAASAYYSAAYNDLGKHRGDHGPVKRFTYAMTRGSLQDGAGANAIWNITNVTRSDRHFLYTTPAWAKAQSEDPNVIKYIKENGASEQSLLHPYYADGSDAQIAARVNELLGVNSIAKKETFDKHLFKDGKEEMSDLDYYDFMIWHRGLAVPAARNLDDPQVQQGKKLFAQIGCTRCHRPSWKTGSDDYWVDASIKAYCKEKGLDPQKSLPRFANQTIWPYTDMVQHRLFMKNDIRTGWCRTTPLWGRGLSLRLTGAEDRLHDCRARNEVEAIMWHGYSKDSDAYSTVEAFYKLSKAERDALVKFLRAI; translated from the coding sequence ATGAAAGAAACAAGATTACTGCTTTCTTTCCTTATTACAACCTCTACCTTGACCTTCTTGTCGTCCTGTAGTGATGACAAGGAGGTCAAGGAGACTTATAATTTGGAGGAGAAAGAAGACGCATTTGGCAAGGCTAATGACGTCTTTACAGCTGAGGAATGGTATCCTGGTGGCGAACTGGGCACTACCACCAAACGAAGCTACTCTGCACCAGCACCTGCCGTTGACCAGCTGGCCGACGGTCAGGAACGTTTTAAACATGGAGAGGATTTCTTCGAACATCTCTACACCCTGAACACAGAACCTCGAAAAGGTCTCGGACCGGCATGGGTTCGCTCAAGTTGTATTCATTGTCATCCTGGCTATGGCCACGGCAAGCGTCAGGAACAGTATCGTGCCAACGAGATAGGCAACGGCTATCTGCTGGTTATCTATCATAATCAGGATGGTCCTATTGGTACCGATGGCAAACCAGCCTACACGAAGAACAGCTATATCTCTGAGGTGACGGGTATGCCCCAGACGCAGGCTATGGCACCATTCACGCCTCCTATCGATGAGAATCAGATCAAGATAGAATGGAAGAAGGTGACAGAGATGCCTAGCGGTCTGTCCATGACTTTTGCCGATGGCGAGTCATACGAACTCATCTATCCTGAGGTGACCATTCCCCAGACAGCCTTTAATACCAATCCCAAGCCCGAGAACTACGAGGTGCGACTGGAGTCAACCATCGGTATCTATGGCACAGGTTTGCTGGATGCCATTACCGACGAGGATATGGAGGCACAGTGGCGCAATGAGAGTCCTTACGTAGAGCTGAATCCCGCCATGTGGGATAAGGCGAATAATAAGTTTGCTGCCTCTGCCTATTATTCAGCTGCCTATAACGACTTGGGCAAGCATCGCGGTGATCATGGTCCTGTGAAGCGTTTCACGTATGCTATGACACGTGGCTCGCTGCAGGATGGTGCTGGTGCCAATGCTATCTGGAATATCACCAACGTGACACGTAGCGATCGTCACTTCCTCTATACCACGCCTGCATGGGCCAAGGCTCAGAGCGAGGACCCCAACGTCATCAAGTATATCAAGGAGAATGGTGCCAGCGAACAGAGTCTGCTCCATCCTTATTATGCTGATGGTAGTGATGCTCAGATTGCTGCCCGTGTGAACGAGCTGTTGGGCGTGAACTCTATCGCCAAGAAAGAGACGTTCGACAAGCACCTCTTCAAGGATGGCAAGGAGGAGATGAGCGACCTCGACTATTATGACTTCATGATATGGCATCGGGGCCTGGCTGTGCCTGCTGCCCGTAACCTGGACGATCCCCAGGTGCAGCAGGGTAAGAAACTCTTCGCGCAGATTGGCTGCACCCGTTGTCACCGTCCTTCATGGAAGACGGGTTCCGACGATTATTGGGTGGATGCCAGCATCAAGGCCTACTGCAAGGAGAAGGGTCTGGACCCACAGAAGAGTCTGCCGCGCTTTGCCAACCAGACTATTTGGCCCTACACCGATATGGTGCAGCACCGCTTGTTTATGAAGAATGATATCCGTACGGGCTGGTGTCGTACCACGCCACTTTGGGGACGTGGCCTGTCGCTTCGCCTGACAGGTGCCGAGGACCGTCTGCACGACTGTCGTGCGCGCAACGAGGTGGAGGCAATCATGTGGCACGGCTACTCCAAGGACTCTGATGCCTATAGCACTGTTGAGGCCTTCTACAAACTGAGTAAGGCCGAACGTGATGCGCTGGTGAAATTCCTGCGAGCAATATAA
- a CDS encoding autotransporter outer membrane beta-barrel domain-containing protein — MATVSHAQESAADSVMSHAGGNRLSVGGYGEVVFSRNFYSDNPFRYNDAANHKNDPSHNRLDIPHAVIYLSYDFGRGWTFGTEIEFEHGGTGSAEELEADEFAEWEQETEKGGEVELEQFWIQKSFARWANIKAGHIVVPVGLTNAHHEPLQFFTVYRPEGENTILPCTWHQTGISFWGRQKDWRYEVQLLAGLNSDQFTRSNWIKNGTKSPTEYEVANKFGVSARVDNYSIPGLRIGLSGYYGHSIGNSSPNEATGLTTMYKGAVAIGALDFTYKGHNWIVRGQADYGHLGDAEHLMDMYNRTNKKSPFHHSSSMRTVSSEAYAVGIEAGYDIFSQIRDMRKRGERLFLFGRYEQYDPYAKQVGASSYDYSVVRRMAVGVNYYPMKQIAVKAEYSHRFLKGQYNNEPSLNIGIAYEGFFL, encoded by the coding sequence ATGGCAACGGTCTCTCATGCACAAGAGAGTGCTGCCGATAGTGTGATGAGTCATGCTGGTGGCAACCGTCTTAGCGTAGGAGGTTACGGAGAAGTGGTCTTCTCGCGCAACTTCTATAGTGACAACCCCTTTCGCTATAATGATGCTGCCAACCATAAAAACGACCCTTCACACAACCGTCTGGACATTCCCCATGCAGTAATCTACCTGAGTTACGACTTCGGTCGTGGCTGGACCTTTGGTACAGAGATTGAGTTTGAGCATGGCGGAACGGGTTCTGCCGAGGAACTGGAGGCCGACGAGTTTGCTGAATGGGAACAAGAGACCGAGAAGGGTGGTGAGGTAGAGCTGGAGCAGTTCTGGATTCAGAAGTCCTTTGCGCGTTGGGCCAATATCAAGGCCGGACATATCGTAGTCCCTGTAGGACTCACCAATGCCCATCACGAGCCTTTGCAGTTTTTTACGGTCTATCGTCCTGAAGGCGAGAACACCATCCTGCCCTGTACCTGGCATCAGACAGGTATCTCGTTCTGGGGTCGTCAGAAAGACTGGCGTTATGAGGTGCAGTTGCTCGCAGGTCTGAACAGCGATCAGTTTACCCGTAGCAATTGGATTAAGAACGGCACGAAGTCGCCCACGGAATACGAGGTTGCCAATAAGTTTGGTGTCAGCGCCCGTGTGGACAACTACAGCATTCCCGGCTTGCGCATCGGTTTGAGTGGCTATTATGGTCACAGCATCGGCAACAGCAGTCCCAACGAGGCCACCGGACTCACCACGATGTATAAAGGTGCCGTAGCCATTGGTGCTCTTGATTTCACGTATAAAGGTCACAACTGGATTGTTCGCGGACAGGCCGACTATGGTCATCTGGGCGATGCCGAGCATCTGATGGATATGTATAACCGTACCAACAAGAAGTCACCCTTCCACCATAGCAGTTCTATGCGTACGGTGAGCAGCGAGGCCTATGCTGTTGGAATTGAAGCCGGTTACGATATCTTCTCTCAGATCCGTGATATGAGAAAGCGGGGCGAGCGTCTCTTCCTCTTTGGACGCTACGAGCAATACGACCCTTATGCCAAACAGGTGGGTGCCAGCAGCTATGATTATTCTGTGGTACGCCGTATGGCAGTTGGTGTCAACTACTACCCCATGAAGCAGATAGCCGTGAAGGCCGAGTATTCTCATCGCTTCCTGAAAGGGCAGTACAACAACGAACCGAGTCTGAATATCGGTATCGCCTATGAGGGATTCTTTCTTTAG